Genomic window (Rosa chinensis cultivar Old Blush chromosome 6, RchiOBHm-V2, whole genome shotgun sequence):
TGTATCAGTCGACAATTATATCACCAATTATTCATCCAACGTACGACTATGATTTGATGAGCTGGAGGTTGAATATCTGGGTGTAAACAATAATTCGAACATACGTAGTGCAATGAACATAAACAGCGATAAATTAACATAAACGCCTCGATATATTTTATTATAACCCACGAGATGAAATGGATTCACGAGGTGCAATGGACCCACGTGGTGCAATGGGACTCATGAGTAGTAGATATAGAATTTTTATAATCGCTAGACGACGATAAGATCCAACATTATGTTTTATGAATTTACGAAAATTAACATCACATAATTCCAACACACGTAGTGTAATTAACTTAAACAACGACAAATGTTACCATTTATCTGGAGCTAGTAACTGACTATTCTAGCGAGATTTTCTCTCAAACCTAGCGACTCCCCCAAACCCTAGTTATCACGTCAGCCTTCTTTGCCGTCTCCACGTCCTTGCTATCCCAATGGCTTCAATCGACGCTGTCACTGCTAGCTTTGCCTCCTCTCTGGCTCTCACTGAGGGAGGTAACGCCCCGGATATGGGGAAGATTGGAAGAGGTCCTGTTCGTCGATCTTCTCAGTCTTTTCTTCTGGGGAAACCTCTCACCCGTAAACCTATTGACGCTAATGCCTTCAAATCGCATCTCTTCCGGACATGGATGGTAGAGAAGGATTTTAGGATTCAAGAGAAGACTGACAATCGAtttctcttctcctttgattCAGTCCGAGATCAGAACAAGGTACTCAAAGGTGGTGTGTGGTGTTTTGACCGAGCCCCCATTTGTCTGGAGGAGTATGATGGTGTTCTTCCCATCGCTGAAGTCCCCATGAAGCATGTTCGGAggtgggttagggtttctgacATCCCTCCTCTCTATGAGGAACCTGAAAATTTCATCCTCATTGGAAACTTGCTGGGTGGTTATCTGGACTACGAAAAGAGAGAGTTTTGAAAAGGTATTGTTTGAATTCTCTTTTCCCATGACATTTCTAAACCGATCATTCTTGAGCGAAAGGTTTTCTTGGCCCCTGATATTTAGCCTATTTTACAGTTCCAGTTTGAACATCTCAAAGGGAGATGTCCTCAGTGTGGATTGATTACACATTCTGGGGCTAAATGTGAGGAGCCAAATACGGTTGTTTCTGCTCCTAGGGTTTTGAAGTTTGGTGGTGGCCCCTCTACCTCTGGTGGCGCCTTCTCTTTCTCTGCTCAGACTACTCGAGATTTACCTATGCCTTCTTCTTCActgctgaaaaagaagaagccagTTATTCGTCGGCTAGAGCTAGAGCGATCATCTTCTGAAATGGCTTCACAGGATACCGTGCACATCACGGCGGAGATGGAAGGTATGGCTCAAGAGGTTTCGGAGTCGAACAAGGTTAGTGGGTTGTCCTCGATGGAACCTTCTGACCCAAGTTCTCAAGATCTAGATATTACTCCTGCCATGCAGACTGGTCAGAAGCAAACCTTGACTTACAAGAAAAGAGGTCGAGAAGAGGTAATTGTTCCTTCCCCTAAGAAATTCAAAACTATTTTGGGTGGTAAGCTTCTCACTCTCCATGCGGAAGTTCTTGGTTTGGCTGAAGTTGAGGATGATGTCGCCCTGGTGACATTGAAGAAGAGGTCGGGAAGACCGTTGGGAAGCAAGAACAAGGGTCCCAGGTCTCAAAAGAAGGTTGGTTTGACCCCTTTGCGTCTTATCTATCCTTCTACTACTACTGCTCAGGAGGTTGGCCCTAAAGCTAAGGGCAAGGGGAAACTCTAGGTTTCCTGTTTCTGTGCTTACCTTTGATTTAGAGTCTGATGCTATGTAAGTTAGCTTCTCTActcgtacaccaattgaggtctctaggcgggTAGAGTTGCTAAAGCAAGAGCTTAGATAgtcttggatttttttttctcatttagTTAGGCACTCTAATAAGTGTGCGTATTTTACAATGAGAGTCACTTGTCATTTGTTTGGCGGTTTGTGCCATCTAGTACGGTTGGTATGAAACAACATGTGATGTatgtgccttctggccatggataaattaatgaagttatctatttctaaaaaaaaaaaaaaaaaaaaaaaaaattatctggaGCTAGTAAATGGTATTTTTTAGGGGTGGGCATTTTGTACCGAAATGCGGTTACCGACCCGAATCGCACCGAAAAAACGGTTCGGTAACCGCACCGAACTAAAACGGTGTCATTTTATGATCACACAGCACCGAACCGTATAAAAGCGGTTCGGTTGCGGTTTCGGGTCATAAACCGCCCGATTTAAACCGACCTACaccgaatttattttaattacattttatttatttattatttctctattgatggaaatgttggttttcaatatataagaaatccacttttgattaggttttcagtttgtaataagttgttatgtttgcttgatcattgatatatatatatatatatatatatatatgtgtgtgtgtgtgtgtgtgtgtaataaggtgttatggcttttctgcaagttgcttgatatttgggtgacatttgccaatttgtgtggactctaaatgcattcaaaatttattaatgccttattgaaattgttagATAAAAATAAGCCTGATTTTGACCCTCACTTTTtatttgaaattaataaatcacTCCAAACCGAAACCGACCCGCACCACACCGAAAAATGGTGTAACCGAAATAATCGGTTCAGCCCTTTTGTAATGTGGTTGCGGTTTGATATATAGGCTAACCGAAAAAAACGGTTTGGTTGCGGTTTGGGCCTCAAACCGAACAGAACCGCACCGCGCCCACCCCTAGTATTTTTTAGCATAAACCCATCAAATCCAATACACCTGATTTAATATGGTAATGCAAGTTTTTAACATGTGTAATTGAGCAATAAGACTTTCCGGTGTGACACATGTTGTTGTGGCATAACCCTAAAACGAAAATAGTGGATGTTACAATTGACATTTTTTAACATTTAATCATACGGATTTAGTATATCAAAATAGGCTCAACCTCACCAAATTACTAACTGGAAAACTGCTAACTTACACAAGGACTCTCACATCTAAGTTTACATTATTCCATTCCAGCTGACATCTCCAAATGACCAAGTTTGAGCACAACACACTTGGCAAAAATCGAACACTTCTCTCCAATTTTAAAGCTCATTAACTACGCTCAGGCATCTCTAAACCCATGAGATGCAATGGATTAACGAGAAGGATATATAGAATTTAGAAGCTAATTAACTACGCTTCGATATCTTTGATCAGATCCCACGAAATGCAATGGACCCACGAGGTACAATGGACTTATGAATTGAACCAAGGTTGAACTCTGAACTGTGGGATCACTAAAACAGGTCTGAAATAGTGAACAACTGGAAAAGTTCAATTTTTTCATTGCTGCAATTAGGAACCGAAAGTTTCGATTTGGGTTGTACTCGGTTCTTCTTCTAAAAATGACCTTAACCGAACTATAATGACAGCTTCGGCTCCGACAAAAAAGTGGAAAAGAGGAACTGATCCCAGGCTTGCATGATAGACTTGGCAAAATATAACACTTCTCTATGATGTAGAAGCTCATTAACTGCGCCTCGACATCTTTGATCAGATAATAATTATACAGTAGTAGATGTAATTTGTAACAAAGGGGCATCCCTTCCGGacagaataaataaataataattaacAATCAACCTCACACTCCACGTGTAAGACTTTTAGACATCGGGAAAAACCGAATATAAAATGCTGGAAAAGCTCAACTACCCCATCCGTTGGGAAAATGAGAGAGTAAGaggtagaagaaagaagagagaagaaagaagaagaagagactcactactactagaagaagaagccatggccTCTCAATCTTCACCttcatctccttcttcttcttcttcttcttcatcttccttatcatcatcatcatcatcatctccgCCTCTGATCCCAGGCCTCCCAAACGACGTCGCTTTCTTAATCCTCTCCTTCATCCCCTTCTCCCACCACGCCCGCCTCAAACCCACCTGCAAATCATGGCGCCTCTTCCTCTCCTCCAAAACCCTCTTCTCTTCCCGCCAAACCCACCGCAGCCTCTCCCACCTCATCTGCATCTTCCCCGAGGACCCCGCCGTTGCTGGACCCTACCTCTTCGACCCCCGCCACCTCGCCTGGTGCCCCCTCCCCCCCATGCCATGTAACCCCTACGTCTACGGCCTCTGCAACTTCACCTCCGTCGCGATCGGGCCCCACCTCTACGTCCTCGGCGGCTCTCTCTTCGACGCGCGCTCCTTCCCGATCGACCGCCCCACGCCGTCGTCGGCGGTGTTCCGGTTTGACTTCACCACCGCCGCCTGGGAGTACCGCGCTCCGATGCTCACCCCGCGCGGGAGCTTCGCGTGTGCGAAGGTTCCCGATTCCGACCAAATCATCGTCGCCGGAGGCGGTTCCCGCCACACCATGTTCAGCGCCGCCGGGAGCAGGATGAGCTCGGTGGAGAGGTATGATATATGTAGAGACGAGTGGGTGGCCATGGAAGGGCTGCCGAGCTTTCGGGCCGGGTGCGTGGGGTTCTTTGCTGGAGATGAGGAGGAGAGGGAGTTTTGGGTGATGGGCGGGTACGGCCAGGCCAGGACTATATCGGAGGTGGTGCCGGTGGACGAGTATTACCGGAATGCCGTGGTGATGGAATTGACGAGTACGAATGGCGGGGGCAGGTGGAGGGAGACTGGTGATATGTGGGAAGGAGGGGAGAGAATGAGGCTTGGGAAAATTGTGGTGGTTGACAATGAGGTTGATCCTGCACAACCTGGTGTGTTCATGCTTGATGGGAATGATATATTCAGGTAACTCTGGCTGGAATTTGTTTGTTATGGTCTTTGGAATTGGATGTCGATGAAGTTCAGTTTCGTGTGTAAAGTTTTGGTTGAAATGTTTGATTTAGTTGATAAGAGAATACTTGCTGCAGATTGCTTGTGCTGTTTCGGTTGATTAATGGGAATTTTGACGTTAGATTGCTGTAAACAATAGGCATATTGGGTTTGAAATGTTGCTGTGAGTAGGTCCTTGTAATGGGACTGTAAGCATTAACGAAATCAGGATTACAAAATGAATAAAGGAAGTCAGGAAGAAATTCTCTGTAAATGAAGGATTGAGGAATATAGTATTCAGAACTTAGATTGAATGACTATTGTCTCTCTTGCACCCATGATTGAATGAATTATTACAGAATGTAAAACATGTGAATGAGAGAGGGAGATCTGAAGTCAAGACATCAAAATGGTATTTTAGAGCGTAATGTGCTAGTATTACCCCTTGATGATTGTGTAGAATGTCTAAGCTTGTAGAATATATCAGTTATATTTACTAGGGAGAGTGGGTGGTGGGGGTACAATGCTGAAATTATTCCGATTCCTAATGATCCTTCTATGCTCATCTTTATATTTCACCCAAAGAAGAATGCAGAAGATGGCGCTCAAATGCTTCATCTGTAGCAATATTAAGAGGACTAAACCTCTACCAGTTAATTAATGTGAACAAGTCATGCGATGATTTAAATTGATAGTCCTGCCAATTTAGAGTTTATGAGAGGTGATCTT
Coding sequences:
- the LOC112172498 gene encoding F-box/kelch-repeat protein OR23 isoform X2; amino-acid sequence: MASQSSPSSPSSSSSSSSSLSSSSSSSPPLIPGLPNDVAFLILSFIPFSHHARLKPTCKSWRLFLSSKTLFSSRQTHRSLSHLICIFPEDPAVAGPYLFDPRHLAWCPLPPMPCNPYVYGLCNFTSVAIGPHLYVLGGSLFDARSFPIDRPTPSSAVFRFDFTTAAWEYRAPMLTPRGSFACAKVPDSDQIIVAGGGSRHTMFSAAGSRMSSVERYDICRDEWVAMEGLPSFRAGCVGFFAGDEEEREFWVMGGYGQARTISEVVPVDEYYRNAVVMELTSTNGGGRWRETGDMWEGGERMRLGKIVVVDNEVDPAQPGVFMLDGNDIFRYDLASNRWSLESHIATHHLRSLYWRETCIVVCHNLLEDS
- the LOC112172498 gene encoding F-box/kelch-repeat protein OR23 isoform X1, with protein sequence MASQSSPSSPSSSSSSSSSLSSSSSSSPPLIPGLPNDVAFLILSFIPFSHHARLKPTCKSWRLFLSSKTLFSSRQTHRSLSHLICIFPEDPAVAGPYLFDPRHLAWCPLPPMPCNPYVYGLCNFTSVAIGPHLYVLGGSLFDARSFPIDRPTPSSAVFRFDFTTAAWEYRAPMLTPRGSFACAKVPDSDQIIVAGGGSRHTMFSAAGSRMSSVERYDICRDEWVAMEGLPSFRAGCVGFFAGDEEEREFWVMGGYGQARTISEVVPVDEYYRNAVVMELTSTNGGGRWRETGDMWEGGERMRLGKIVVVDNEVDPAQPGVFMLDGNDIFRYDLASNRWSLESRIPRKPPCNSSFAFVVLEGELYVMWKTVERLHKRAGRLYIQIYHPQQRTWRSLLTKSPLRYDLDFNAAVMSTIHL